Proteins from a genomic interval of Brachyhypopomus gauderio isolate BG-103 unplaced genomic scaffold, BGAUD_0.2 sc54, whole genome shotgun sequence:
- the amer1 gene encoding APC membrane recruitment protein 1 has product MEVLTASNPVGAAGVQPSDSMSHEPQQTLPSPAGKLRKTAFRFFRGRKSICMLPNFFGARGKGQGRGSSKTGVTKSQTYDGVSRACWEESGRGSADATSVDFEFHSPNGSGDPQKSQSLPRPRRGLRGLLSSIRRPRKSKTAEPEKNEALEMSSSQLGPGAPPNVARHHDDDDSHLGVVEVLDVCVGESGCVPPPAECMKDEAPVPETWRSKGKVGANEEDERRYDEELDEEEEEEGGGGRKSGLVSYRQPLSADSEMTRLAEMNADVAGGEVPTMSASSDNVNLMFGDVSSLKSFDSLTGCGDIIADQDDVSVAESSVSGERGSRNAGKRTSCLVTYQGGGEEMATPDEVDGQYLNSLWESDVDAEVCYLPSDQTDSPSTTPDQPISSFHITTSSSTLGITETVLTPTDLLTPQSDRQESVPNSDEGYYDSTTPGADDENRERPQQEGLPRDSYSGDALYELFEPDDRLLSPPLPSKDGCGFLGLPLQGSKGKGDLLFALTSAALETGAMETEEERLSKIQHALLCCELQNLRSPSKDLYCGDCFYGDTDPLEGNGKGSVEEGLHQQEPQLFKETLQHSPLYSPAAAPSFSPRPSKTLSPLPDTRLCSPPGQSEASVEGSLPPTRGCSQSQEELMVCFSQALVDFTHNARRYRSSTESLDGSESSSPFGQTLRGLPAIVTFDVVDMGNEGECEQQTELVEGEEEERELTSPYEPFEEDGCYLQQDAFAECDQGTLDGYEQSLLLSNAWGIASLPRHLSLGRPRPPVPAPLALTRRSRSLDTDSLDFQTSELYTPVASHGPKMAVPLHRRKSSLEAEDGYGVALPRQPGRGRTDGWRQVRGSAQKTNPSTQNPQKSPHGSSWLDTPSSCTSSCRSSLRPSHLPLQAACRNGSPACITTVGAEGDDVVGGGDALYPGGYPSGGTQWNSRPVGITQGIPHLRSDQSEDTREIAAKSRRAEVKGGGLHSNS; this is encoded by the coding sequence ATGGAGGTTCTCACGGCAAGTAATCCAGTCGGGGCAGCTGGTGTCCAGCCGTCGGACTCCATGTCCCATGAGCCTCAGCAGACTCTGCCCTCTCCAGCAGGGAAGTTGAGGAAGACTGCCTTCAGGTTTTTCAGAGGACGCAAAAGCATATGTATGCTGCCAAACTTTTTTGGAGCACGAGGAAAAGGCCAAGGTAGGGGTTCATCCAAAACCGGTGTGACCAAGAGCCAGACGTATGATGGCGTGAGCAGAGCATGCTGGGAAGAAAGCGGCAGGGGCAGCGCTGATGCAACTTCTGTCGACTTCGAGTTCCACAGCCCAAACGGGTCTGGTGACCCACAGAAGTCGCAGTCCCTTCCCCGACCGCGGAGGGGCCTTCGAGGACTTCTCAGCAGCATCAGGAGGCCCCGCAAGAGCAAAACCGCCGAACCGGAAAAGAACGAGGCGCTCGAAATGTCCTCGAGCCAGTTGGGGCCCGGGGCCCCGCCCAATGTAGCTCGTCACCATGACGATGACGACAGCCAcctgggtgtggtggaggtgttggacgTGTGTGTTGGAGAATCTGGATGTGTACCTCCACCTGCTGAATGTATGAAGGACGAAGCTCCGGTTCCTGAGACATGGAGGAGCAAGGGGAAGGTTGGGGCGAATGAGGAAGATGAGAGGAGGTATGATGAAGAGttggatgaggaggaagaggaggaaggggGCGGAGGGAGGAAGAGCGGCTTGGTGTCGTATCGGCAGCCGTTGTCTGCAGACTCTGAAATGACTCGTCTTGCTGAAATGAATGCTGACGTAGCTGGAGGCGAGGTGCCCACGATGTCCGCCTCCTCCGACAACGTGAACCTCATGTTTGGAGACGTGTCCTCTCTGAAGAGCTTCGATTCCCTGACCGGTTGTGGTGACATAATTGCCGATCAGGACGACGTCAGCGTTGCAGAGAGTTCGGTGTCTGGTGAGAGGGGCAGTCGTAACGCCGGCAAACGCACCTCGTGCCTCGTTACTTATCAGGGGGGCGGGGAGGAGATGGCGACCCCAGACGAGGTGGACGGTCAGTACCTAAACAGCCTGTGGGAGTCGGATGTGGACGCGGAGGTCTGCTACCTCCCATCAGACCAGACCGACAGTCCATCCACAACTCCTGACCAGCCAATCAGCTCCTTTCATATCACCACTAGCAGCAGCACTCTGGGCATCACGGAAACGGTCCTCACGCCTACCGACCTTTTGACCCCGCAGAGTGACCGGCAAGAGTCGGTGCCAAACAGCGATGAGGGCTACTACGACTCCACCACACCGGGAGCTGATGATGAGAACCGGGAACGTCCCCAGCAGGAAGGACTTCCCCGGGACAGCTACAGCGGCGATGCCCTTTATGAGCTGTTTGAGCCTGACGACAGGCTGCTCAGCCCCCCTCTACCCTCGAAGGACGGCTGTGGGTTCTTGGGGCTCCCCCTGCAGGGCAGCAAAGGTAAAGGAGACCTGCTGTTTGCTCTGACATCTGCCGCCTTGGAAACCGGTGCCATGGAAACGGAAGAAGAACGTCTGAGTAAGATCCAGCATGCCTTGCTCTGCTGCGAGCTGCAGAACCTCAGAAGCCCGTCCAAAGATCTGTATTGTGGCGATTGTTTCTATGGTGACACAGACCCTCTTGAAGGTAATGGCAAAGGCTCAGTAGAGGAAGGGCTCCATCAGCAGGAGCCCCAGTTGTTCAAAGAGACTTTGCAGCACAGCCCCCTGTACAGCCCTGCAGCCGCTCCGAGCTTCAGCCCACGCCCCTCCAAGACCCTCAGCCCCCTCCCGGACACCAGACTGTGTTCTCCTCCGGGACAGAGCGAAGCTTCAGTCGAGGGTTCCTTACCTCCAACCAGAGGCTGCAGTCAGTCCCAAGAGGAGCTGATGGTGTGTTTCTCGCAAGCGCTCGTGGACTTCACCCACAACGCCCGGCGCTACCGCAGCTCCACGGAGAGTCTGGACGGGTCGGAGTCCAGCTCCCCCTTTGGGCAGACCCTGAGGGGTCTCCCTGCCATCGTCACCTTCGACGTGGTGGACATGGGGAACGAGGGTGAGTGCGAACAGCAGACGGAACTCGtggaaggagaggaggaagagcgggaGCTGACGTCCCCGTACGAGCCGTTTGAGGAGGACGGCTGCTACCTGCAACAGGACGCCTTCGCCGAGTGCGATCAGGGAACCTTGGACGGCTACGAGCAAAGCCTGCTGTTGAGCAACGCTTGGGGCATCGCGAGCCTCCCACGGCACCTCAGCCTGGGCCGGCCGCGTCCTCCTGTCCCCGCCCCGCTGGCGCTGACCCGACGGAGCCGCTCTCTTGACACCGACAGTCTGGACTTCCAGACCAGCGAGCTCTACACGCCGGTTGCCTCACACGGGCCCAAGATGGCAGTTCCTCTGCATCGCAGGAAGAGTAGCCTTGAAGCAGAGGATGGCTACGGCGTGGCGTTACCGCGGCAGCCAGGGAGGGGTCGTACAGATGGGTGGAGACAGGTGCGTGGCTCCGCCCAGAAAACCAACCCGTCCACTCAGAACCCGCAGAAGTCGCCACATGGGAGTTCTTGGCTGGACACACCGTCAAGTTGTACTTCTAGCTGTCGGTCGTCGCTCAGGCCCTCTCATCTCCCCCTACAGGCGGCCTGTCGTAATGGCAGCCCAGCGTGCATCACCACAGTGGGCGCTGAAGGGGACGATGTTGTCGGAGGTGGTGACGCGCTGTACCCCGGTGGTTACCCCTCTGGAGGAACGCAGTGGAACAGTCGACCAGTTGGTATCACCCAGGGCATACCCCATCTGCGCTCCGACCAATCAGAGGACACTAGAGAAATCGCAGCCAAAAGTAGGAGGGCAGAGGTGAAAGGGGGCGGTCTTCATAGCAACTCCTGA